One Paenibacillus sp. FSL H7-0737 DNA segment encodes these proteins:
- a CDS encoding bactofilin family protein — protein sequence MWNKRQQRATIKSTDSLIGHGGTLEGKVHCDTNLRIEGTFSGEIICSGVVTVGEEGTVRSSIRAEEIVIAGKVYGDVTADRRLIMTGTGELHGNISAGALSIMEGSLLNGSIAMQEQPTSEQAGELKSNTKKDKTAKRSSKAEETLEAG from the coding sequence ATGTGGAATAAGCGGCAGCAGCGTGCCACTATCAAGTCTACTGACTCTCTGATTGGGCATGGGGGTACGCTCGAGGGTAAAGTACATTGCGATACGAACCTGAGGATTGAAGGTACCTTTAGCGGAGAAATTATATGCAGTGGTGTTGTCACTGTAGGTGAGGAAGGCACGGTGCGCTCCAGTATTAGAGCAGAAGAGATCGTTATCGCTGGTAAAGTATATGGAGATGTTACCGCAGACCGTAGGCTCATTATGACCGGTACTGGCGAGCTGCACGGTAATATTTCTGCAGGAGCACTCAGTATTATGGAAGGCAGCCTGCTTAATGGGTCCATCGCCATGCAAGAACAGCCCACCTCTGAACAAGCAGGTGAGCTCAAAAGTAATACGAAAAAGGACAAGACAGCAAAACGTTCCTCCAAAGCAGAAGAAACGCTTGAAGCCGGTTAA
- a CDS encoding M23 family metallopeptidase, with protein MPQKGEAMKSQPDHNRITLLVVRDAGRPVKQLQISKPLAFALPAAAALSLSSLVTSMHFHASQSISQLEAEAAALSLTNLRMEMKVADKDKDLMQLRTQVSELSEEADNIKDKLKSVNALEQELQSLINKSKGSAAETKESKTGSTASNSTLGLSSRNAVPIPNETSSKATITSQVGGEYIASYQNESLNLVEETKDDFEEIHGMLDEMVESITQTITLAEHANNVQANQQAKKAQAEKARLNAAVLWPTDSRVISSSFGYRTDPFKGLSAFHSGVDIAGNLGDPVYAALDGEVVTSEQMGARGKYVVIKHSNGLETWYMHLQAMNVSAGDKVNKGQKIGLLGNTGRSTGPHLHFQVVKQNKTVDPLDYVKP; from the coding sequence ATGCCGCAGAAAGGAGAAGCCATGAAGAGTCAGCCAGATCATAACCGGATTACGCTGCTCGTCGTAAGGGATGCCGGACGCCCAGTCAAACAACTCCAGATCTCCAAGCCACTTGCGTTCGCCCTGCCGGCAGCAGCAGCCCTGTCCCTCTCCAGTCTGGTCACCTCTATGCATTTCCATGCCTCGCAGTCGATCTCACAACTGGAAGCTGAGGCAGCCGCACTATCACTAACCAATCTCCGCATGGAAATGAAGGTCGCTGACAAGGATAAGGATCTAATGCAGCTTCGTACTCAAGTCAGCGAGCTATCAGAAGAGGCAGATAATATTAAAGACAAGCTGAAGAGTGTAAATGCGCTGGAACAGGAGTTGCAGTCTTTGATTAACAAAAGCAAAGGCTCCGCCGCTGAAACAAAAGAATCAAAAACGGGATCAACCGCTTCAAACTCAACCTTAGGCTTATCGAGCCGTAACGCTGTGCCAATCCCAAATGAGACATCTTCTAAAGCTACAATCACATCACAGGTAGGCGGAGAATATATCGCGTCTTATCAGAACGAATCGCTGAATCTAGTGGAGGAAACAAAAGACGATTTCGAAGAGATCCACGGTATGCTCGATGAAATGGTGGAAAGTATTACTCAAACTATCACTCTGGCGGAGCATGCGAATAACGTTCAAGCAAATCAACAGGCAAAAAAAGCTCAAGCTGAAAAAGCCAGACTAAATGCAGCGGTACTCTGGCCTACCGATTCTAGGGTCATCTCCTCAAGCTTCGGCTACCGAACAGATCCTTTCAAAGGCTTATCCGCGTTCCATTCAGGTGTCGATATTGCCGGGAACTTAGGCGATCCTGTATATGCCGCCTTAGACGGGGAGGTCGTTACCTCCGAGCAGATGGGTGCGAGAGGCAAGTATGTCGTGATCAAGCATTCGAACGGGCTTGAAACCTGGTATATGCATCTGCAGGCAATGAATGTATCTGCGGGAGACAAGGTTAATAAGGGGCAGAAGATCGGCTTGCTTGGAAACACTGGTCGAAGCACAGGACCTCATCTTCATTTCCAGGTAGTGAAGCAGAATAAAACTGTGGATCCATTGGATTATGTTAAACCCTAA
- the cls gene encoding cardiolipin synthase: MKIFAIILSLFIIQVAVIVFMEFRRPQRALAWLFISFCCPPLGLAFYYFLGRDYRQNRKLNKRCTTLFREIRSHVSGNIKVVKDVTESGNAQFENNKGLLGLLSKIAEGPITGHNKSRVLSSAREAYDAMLEAMEEAKEHIHMEFYIYRDDEIGEQFQDVMIRKARQGVKVRLLCDGLGSHKLSRRFIRTMRNAGVEFHFFLPPISSLLDRRFNFRNHRKILVVDGLVGFTGGMNIGDDYLGKDLKMGYWRDTHLRLEGDSVYYIQYVFLKDWRLASGESTSHPRLFPKHNCESQEAVQIVGSGPDAAMDASQEMYFAALCAAKQRIWITSPYFIPDPAICRALKSAVLRGVDVRIIIPAKPDNVLVYHASLSYLENLQDAGVKFYRYTKGFMHAKIMIIDNLLATVGSANLDMRSFYSNFELTAVLLHPDAITPLVTGFEKDQKHSEFIDPVKFKERGRIVKLGEGLCQLLSPLL, translated from the coding sequence TTGAAGATTTTTGCGATAATTCTAAGTCTTTTTATTATTCAGGTCGCAGTAATTGTATTTATGGAGTTTCGTCGCCCGCAAAGGGCTTTGGCGTGGTTGTTCATTTCATTCTGTTGTCCGCCGCTGGGTCTGGCATTCTATTATTTTCTGGGCCGTGATTATAGACAGAATCGAAAATTAAACAAAAGATGTACTACACTATTTCGTGAAATTCGTTCGCATGTCTCTGGCAATATTAAGGTAGTAAAGGATGTTACTGAGAGTGGGAACGCTCAGTTTGAGAATAATAAGGGTCTATTGGGTTTGCTTTCTAAGATCGCAGAAGGACCAATTACTGGTCATAACAAGAGCAGGGTATTATCATCTGCGAGAGAAGCGTATGATGCTATGCTGGAAGCTATGGAAGAAGCGAAAGAACATATACATATGGAATTTTATATTTATCGTGATGATGAGATCGGTGAGCAATTTCAAGATGTTATGATTCGGAAGGCGCGACAGGGCGTTAAGGTACGCTTGCTTTGTGATGGTCTGGGCAGTCATAAATTAAGTCGTAGGTTTATTCGAACGATGAGAAATGCTGGGGTGGAGTTCCACTTTTTTTTACCTCCGATTAGTTCTCTGTTAGACCGTCGTTTTAATTTCCGTAATCATCGGAAGATCCTGGTGGTAGATGGCCTCGTTGGCTTCACGGGTGGAATGAATATAGGGGATGATTATTTGGGGAAGGATCTCAAAATGGGATACTGGCGTGATACCCATCTGCGTCTCGAAGGAGACTCAGTATATTATATTCAGTATGTCTTCTTAAAGGATTGGAGATTGGCCTCTGGCGAAAGCACAAGCCATCCGCGTCTGTTCCCAAAACATAATTGTGAGTCACAAGAAGCCGTGCAGATTGTAGGGAGTGGTCCGGATGCTGCAATGGACGCCTCTCAAGAGATGTATTTTGCCGCCTTATGTGCAGCTAAACAGCGGATTTGGATTACTTCACCGTATTTTATTCCTGATCCTGCCATCTGCCGGGCCTTGAAAAGTGCAGTACTTCGTGGAGTGGATGTAAGAATTATCATTCCTGCGAAGCCTGATAATGTGCTTGTCTATCATGCTTCTTTGTCTTATTTAGAAAATTTACAAGACGCTGGAGTGAAATTCTACCGCTATACTAAAGGATTTATGCATGCCAAAATCATGATTATCGATAATCTGCTCGCTACAGTGGGGAGTGCAAATCTGGATATGCGCAGCTTTTATTCTAACTTTGAATTGACTGCTGTGCTGCTACATCCTGATGCTATAACCCCTCTAGTCACAGGGTTTGAGAAGGATCAAAAGCACAGTGAATTTATTGATCCTGTAAAGTTTAAGGAGAGAGGGCGAATTGTCAAACTCGGTGAAGGGCTGTGTCAGTTGTTATCTCCGCTATTATGA
- a CDS encoding YitT family protein, translating to MAKFAQRMIMLSIGAAMMAVALEIFLVPNQMIDGGITGISIILSHLFDIPLGILLTLLNLPFLLIGYKQIGKTFALSTLYAIVLMSIGTSMLHHVNAFTVEPMLAAVFGGIILGVGVGLVVRFGGSLDGTEIVAILVAKKLPFSVGEVVMFFNLFILSGAGFVFGWNNAMFSLIAYYIAFKVIDITLEGLDQSKSVWIISDKFRDIGEALTERLGRGVTYLDGEGGFSGENKKVIFVVITRLEEAKLKSIVEDWDTGAFIAIGNIHDVKGGRFKKKAIH from the coding sequence ATGGCTAAGTTCGCGCAGCGAATGATCATGTTATCCATTGGGGCAGCAATGATGGCTGTTGCACTTGAGATATTCCTCGTACCGAATCAAATGATTGATGGTGGGATTACCGGTATCTCCATTATTTTATCACATCTATTCGACATTCCTCTGGGGATTTTATTGACGCTGTTAAACCTTCCGTTCTTGTTAATCGGTTATAAGCAAATCGGTAAGACCTTTGCCTTATCTACCTTATATGCAATTGTGCTTATGTCTATTGGTACTTCAATGTTGCATCATGTGAATGCTTTTACGGTTGAGCCAATGCTTGCTGCCGTTTTTGGGGGGATCATTCTTGGTGTAGGTGTAGGGCTAGTTGTACGTTTTGGCGGATCTCTAGATGGTACAGAAATTGTTGCGATTCTAGTAGCCAAGAAGCTTCCCTTCTCTGTAGGTGAAGTTGTTATGTTCTTCAACCTGTTCATCTTATCCGGAGCTGGATTTGTGTTCGGTTGGAATAATGCGATGTTCTCACTAATTGCTTATTACATTGCATTTAAGGTGATTGACATTACACTTGAGGGTCTGGATCAGTCAAAATCGGTATGGATTATTAGTGATAAATTCCGTGATATCGGTGAAGCCTTGACGGAACGTCTTGGACGTGGTGTTACTTATTTAGATGGAGAAGGCGGATTTTCCGGGGAGAATAAGAAAGTGATCTTCGTGGTTATTACCCGTTTGGAAGAAGCTAAGCTTAAATCCATTGTTGAGGATTGGGATACTGGTGCATTCATCGCAATAGGTAACATTCATGATGTTAAAGGTGGCCGTTTCAAGAAGAAAGCAATTCATTAG
- the ligD gene encoding non-homologous end-joining DNA ligase, giving the protein MPAAIKGTITVDGQEITITNPEKLLWPDCGITKRIYLEKLAALSPYLLRYCRDRLLTVIRYPHGISGMSFYQKNAPDPLPAFVQTAVHENINYIKLQGLPELIWLGNLAALEFHPSLHYVGSELPCEWMIDLDPSREVEPRIMEATAIVGSVLTSLGLSSVPKTSGATGVQIIVPIETGVTFDGLRKIGHFVGRYVTEKHPDLFTLERLKKNRGDKIYFDYLQHYSGKTLAAPYTPRARPLATVSTPLLWKEVQQNVSPTDFHLLNIEERLQQMGDLLEKVPPQPVKQLIAKLP; this is encoded by the coding sequence ATGCCAGCAGCCATCAAAGGCACAATTACTGTAGACGGCCAAGAGATAACCATCACCAACCCAGAGAAGCTGCTATGGCCGGATTGCGGGATTACGAAGCGGATCTATCTGGAAAAGCTCGCCGCCCTCTCTCCCTATCTGCTGCGTTATTGTCGAGATCGGCTGCTAACCGTAATACGTTATCCGCATGGTATCTCTGGAATGTCCTTTTATCAGAAAAATGCACCTGATCCTCTTCCAGCTTTTGTCCAGACCGCTGTTCACGAGAATATTAACTATATCAAGCTGCAAGGTTTACCTGAGCTGATCTGGCTGGGTAATCTGGCTGCTTTGGAGTTCCATCCTTCTTTGCATTATGTAGGTAGCGAGCTGCCTTGTGAATGGATGATTGATCTAGACCCGTCACGTGAGGTCGAGCCCCGTATCATGGAAGCAACTGCAATCGTAGGGTCGGTCCTAACCTCCCTTGGTTTATCCTCTGTGCCCAAAACCTCCGGGGCTACCGGGGTGCAGATCATCGTGCCTATCGAGACTGGCGTTACTTTTGATGGATTGCGAAAAATCGGACACTTTGTGGGTCGTTATGTCACTGAAAAGCACCCCGATTTATTCACCTTGGAGCGTCTGAAGAAGAATCGGGGAGATAAAATCTATTTTGACTACCTCCAGCATTACAGTGGCAAAACCTTAGCTGCACCTTACACACCACGTGCCAGACCGCTTGCTACAGTATCCACACCATTGCTCTGGAAAGAGGTTCAGCAAAACGTATCTCCTACTGATTTTCATCTGCTCAATATTGAGGAACGCCTGCAACAGATGGGAGATCTTTTGGAAAAAGTGCCACCGCAGCCCGTCAAACAACTCATTGCTAAGCTTCCATAG
- a CDS encoding RNA polymerase sigma factor, which yields MLDGIEHTVVRVQAGEVESYALIVEAFQKPIYRYCCRLLGSRTEAEDAVQDILVKAYQHIGTYRPIASFSSWLYKIAYHHCLSLIRKRQRHLKIMALFQPDPPAESPEQLMDRYIFNEHLTFALLKLKLDERNLLVLRIFEEQSFPEIAEILDKNTDAVKKKYRRTITKLGKMMNAQKGGTEWWGNEAVLKRK from the coding sequence ATTTTGGACGGGATCGAACACACCGTCGTTCGGGTACAGGCAGGCGAGGTAGAGTCCTATGCCCTTATCGTCGAAGCTTTTCAAAAGCCGATTTACCGCTATTGCTGCCGGCTACTTGGGAGTCGAACAGAAGCGGAGGATGCGGTACAGGATATTCTAGTGAAGGCATATCAGCATATAGGCACATATCGCCCTATCGCGAGCTTTTCTTCCTGGCTATATAAAATTGCCTATCATCATTGCCTCAGTCTGATCCGCAAACGCCAAAGACATTTGAAGATTATGGCGCTTTTTCAACCGGATCCTCCTGCAGAAAGCCCGGAACAGTTGATGGACCGTTACATATTTAACGAACATCTCACCTTTGCCCTCTTGAAATTGAAATTAGATGAACGAAATCTGTTAGTTCTGCGAATCTTTGAGGAACAGAGCTTCCCGGAGATTGCGGAGATCCTCGATAAGAATACTGATGCTGTGAAGAAGAAATACAGGCGTACGATTACGAAGCTTGGCAAAATGATGAATGCTCAAAAAGGGGGGACGGAATGGTGGGGCAACGAAGCTGTGTTGAAGAGAAAATGA